From the Pongo pygmaeus isolate AG05252 chromosome X, NHGRI_mPonPyg2-v2.0_pri, whole genome shotgun sequence genome, one window contains:
- the TLR7 gene encoding toll-like receptor 7 isoform X2 — MWTLKRQILILFNIILISKLLGARWFPKTLPCDVTLDVPKNHVIVDCTDKHLTEIPGGIPTNTTNLTLTINHIPDISPASFHRLDHLVEIDFRCNCVPIPLGSKNNMCIKRLQIKPRSFSGLAYLKSLYLDGNQLLEIPQGLPPSLQLLSLEANNIFSIRKENLTELANIEILYLGQNCYYRNPCYVSYSIEKDAFLNLTKLKVLSLKDNNVTTVPTVLPSTLTELYLYNNMIAKIQEDDFNNLNQLQILDLSGNCPRCYNAPFPCTPCKNNSPLQIPVNAFDALTELKVLRLHSNSLQHVPPRWFKNMNKLQELDLSQNFLAKEIGDAKFLHFLPNLIQLDLSFNFELQVYRASMNLSQAFSSLKSLKILRIRGYVFKELKSFNLSPLHNLQNLEVLDLGTNFIKIANLSMFKQFKRLKVIDLSVNKISPSGDPSEVGFCSNARTSVESYEPQVLEQLHYFRYDKYARSCRFKNKEASFMSVNESCYKYGQTLDLSKNSIFFVKSSDFQHLSFLKCLNLSGNLISQTLNGSEFQPLAELRYLDFSNNRLDLLHSTAFEELHKLEVLDISSNSHYFQSEGITHMLNFTKNLKVLQKLMMNDNDISSSTSRTMESESLRTLEFRGNHLDVLWRDGDNRYLQLFKNLLKLEELDISKNSLSFLPSGVFDGMPPNLKNLSLAKNGLKSFIWRKLQCLKNLETLDLSHNQLTTVPERLSNCSRSLKNLILKNNQIRSLTKYFLQDAFQLRYLDLSSNKIQMIQKTSFPENVLNNLKMLLLHHNRFLCTCDAVWFVWWVNHTEVTIPYLATDVTCVGPGAHKGQSVVSLDLYTCELDLTNLILFSLSISVSLFLMVMMTASHLYFWDVWYIYHFCKAKIKGYQRLISPDCCYDAFIVYDTKDPAVTEWVLAELVAKLEDPREKHFNLCLEERDWLPGQPVLENLSQSIQLSKKTVFVMTDKYAKTENFKIAFYLSHQRLMDEKVDVIILIFLEKPFQKSKFLQLRKRLCGSSVLEWPTNPQAHPYFWQCLKNALATDNHVAYSQVFKEMV, encoded by the coding sequence ATGTGGACACTGAAGAGACAAATTCTTATCCTTTTTAACATAATCCTAATTTCCAAACTCCTTGGGGCTAGATGGTTTCCTAAAACTCTGCCCTGTGATGTCACTCTGGATGTTCCAAAGAACCATGTGATCGTGGACTGCACAGACAAGCATTTGACAGAAATTCCTGGAGGTATTCCCACGAACACCACGAACCTCACCCTCACCATTAACCACATACCAGACATCTCCCCAGCGTCCTTTCACAGACTGGACCATCTGGTAGAGATCGATTTCAGATGCAACTGTGTACCTATTCCACTGGGGTCAAAAAACAACATGTGCATCAAGAGGCTGCAGATTAAACCCAGAAGCTTTAGTGGACTCGCTTATTTAAAATCCCTTTACCTGGATGGAAACCAGCTTCTAGAGATACCGCAGGGCCTTCCGCCTAGCTTACAGCTTCTCAGCCTTGAGGCCAACAACATCTTTTCCATCAGAAAAGAGAATCTAACAGAACTGGCCAACATAGAAATACTCTACCTAGGCCAAAACTGTTATTATCGAAATCCTTGTTATGTTTcatattcaatagaaaaagatgccTTCCTAAACTTGACAAAGTTAAAAGTGCTCTCCCTGAAAGATAACAATGTCACAACCGTCCCTACTGTTTTGCCATCTACTTTAACAGAACTATATCTCTACAACAACATGATTGCAAAAATCCAAGAAGATGATTTTAATAACCTCAACCAATTACAAATTCTTGACCTAAGTGGAAATTGCCCTCGTTGTTATAATGCCCCATTTCCTTGTACGCCGTGTAAAAATAATTCTCCCCTACAGATCCCTGTAAATGCTTTTGATGCGCTGACAGAATTAAAAGTTTTACGTCTACACAGTAACTCTCTTCAGCATGTGCCCCCAAGATGGTTTAAGAACATGAACAAACTCCAGGAACTAGATCTGTCCCAAAACTTCTTGGCCAAAGAAATTGGGGATGCTAAATTTCTGCATTTTCTCCCCAACCTCATCCAATTGGATCTGTCTTTCAATTTTGAACTTCAGGTCTATCGTGCATCTATGAATCTATCACAAGCATTTTCTTCACTGAAAAGCCTGAAAATTCTGCGGATCAGAGGATATGTCTTTAAAGAGTTGAAAAGCTTTAACCTCTCGCCATTACATAATCTTCAAAATCTTGAAGTTCTTGATCTTGGCACTAACTTTATAAAAATTGCTAACCTCAGCAtgtttaaacaatttaaaagattGAAAGTCATAGATCTTTCAGTGAATAAAATATCACCTTCAGGAGATCCAAGTGAAGTTGGCTTCTGCTCAAATGCCAGAACTTCTGTAGAAAGTTATGAACCCCAGGTCCTGGAACAATTACATTATTTCAGATATGATAAGTATGCAAGGAGTTGCAGGTTCAAAAACAAAGAGGCTTCTTTCATGTCTGTTAATGAAAGCTGCTACAAGTATGGGCAGACCTTGGATCTAAgtaaaaatagtatattttttgTCAAGTCCTCTGATTTTCAGCATCTTTCTTTCCTCAAATGCCTGAACTTGTCAGGAAATCTCATTAGCCAAACTCTTAATGGCAGTGAATTCCAACCTTTAGCAGAGCTGAGATATTTGGACTTCTCCAACAACCGGCTTGATTTACTCCATTCAACAGCATTTGAAGAGCTTCACAAACTGGAAGTTCTGGATATAAGCAGTAATAGCCATTATTTTCAATCAGAAGGAATTACTCATATGCTAAACTTTACCAAGAACCTAAAGGTTCTGCAGAAACTGATGATGAACGACAATGACATCTCTTCCTCCACCAGCAGGACCATGGAGAGTGAGTCTCTTAGAACTCTGGAATTCAGAGGAAATCACTTAGATGTTTTATGGAGAGATGGTGATAACAGATACTTACAATTATTCAAGAATCTGCTAAAATTAGAGGAATTAGACATCTCTAAAAATTCCCTAAGTTTCTTGCCTTCTGGAGTTTTTGATGGTATGCCTCCAAATCTAAAGAATCTCTCTTTGGCCAAAAATGGGCTCAAATCTTTCATTTGGAGGAAACTCCAGTGTCTAAAGAACCTGGAAACTTTGGACCTCAGCCACAACCAACTGACCACTGTCCCTGAGAGATTATCCAACTGTTCCAGAAGCCTCAAGAATCTGATTCTTAAGAATAATCAAATCAGGAGTCTGACGAAGTATTTTCTACAAGATGCCTTCCAGTTGCGATATCTGGATCTCAGCTCAAATAAAATCCAGATGATCCAAAAGACCAGCTTCCCAGAAAATGTCCTCAACAATCTGAAGATGTTGCTTTTGCATCATAATCGGTTTCTGTGCACCTGTGATGCTGTGTGGTTTGTCTGGTGGGTTAACCATACGGAGGTGACTATTCCTTACCTGGCCACAGATGTGACTTGTGTGGGGCCAGGAGCACACAAGGGCCAGAGTGTGGTCTCCCTGGATCTGTATACCTGTGAGTTAGATCTGACTAACCTGATTCTGTTCTCACTTTCCAtatctgtatctctctttctcaTGGTGATGATGACAGCAAGTCACCTCTATTTCTGGGATGTGTGgtatatttaccatttctgtaAGGCCAAGATAAAGGGGTATCAGCGTCTAATATCACCAGACTGTTGCTATGATGCTTTTATTGTGTATGACACTAAAGACCCAGCTGTGACAGAGTGGGTTTTGGCTGAGCTGGTGGCCAAACTGGAAGACCcaagagagaaacattttaatttatgtcTCGAGGAAAGGGACTGGTTACCAGGGCAGCCAGTTCTGGAAAACCTTTCCCAGAGCATACAGCTTAGCAAAAAGACAGTGTTTGTGATGACAGACAAGTATGCAAAGACTGAAAACTTTAAGATAGCATTTTACTTGTCCCATCAGAGGCTCATGGATGAAAAAGTTGATGTGATTATCTTGATATTTCTTGAGAAGCCCTTTCAGAAGTCCAAGTTCCTCCAGCTCCGGAAAAGGCTCTGTGGGAGTTCTGTCCTTGAGTGGCCAACAAACCCGCAAGCTCACCCATACTTCTGGCAGTGTCTAAAGAACGCCCTGGCCACGGACAATCATGTGGCCTATAGTCAGGTGTTCAAGGAAATGGTCTAG
- the TLR7 gene encoding toll-like receptor 7 isoform X1, with product MVFPMWTLKRQILILFNIILISKLLGARWFPKTLPCDVTLDVPKNHVIVDCTDKHLTEIPGGIPTNTTNLTLTINHIPDISPASFHRLDHLVEIDFRCNCVPIPLGSKNNMCIKRLQIKPRSFSGLAYLKSLYLDGNQLLEIPQGLPPSLQLLSLEANNIFSIRKENLTELANIEILYLGQNCYYRNPCYVSYSIEKDAFLNLTKLKVLSLKDNNVTTVPTVLPSTLTELYLYNNMIAKIQEDDFNNLNQLQILDLSGNCPRCYNAPFPCTPCKNNSPLQIPVNAFDALTELKVLRLHSNSLQHVPPRWFKNMNKLQELDLSQNFLAKEIGDAKFLHFLPNLIQLDLSFNFELQVYRASMNLSQAFSSLKSLKILRIRGYVFKELKSFNLSPLHNLQNLEVLDLGTNFIKIANLSMFKQFKRLKVIDLSVNKISPSGDPSEVGFCSNARTSVESYEPQVLEQLHYFRYDKYARSCRFKNKEASFMSVNESCYKYGQTLDLSKNSIFFVKSSDFQHLSFLKCLNLSGNLISQTLNGSEFQPLAELRYLDFSNNRLDLLHSTAFEELHKLEVLDISSNSHYFQSEGITHMLNFTKNLKVLQKLMMNDNDISSSTSRTMESESLRTLEFRGNHLDVLWRDGDNRYLQLFKNLLKLEELDISKNSLSFLPSGVFDGMPPNLKNLSLAKNGLKSFIWRKLQCLKNLETLDLSHNQLTTVPERLSNCSRSLKNLILKNNQIRSLTKYFLQDAFQLRYLDLSSNKIQMIQKTSFPENVLNNLKMLLLHHNRFLCTCDAVWFVWWVNHTEVTIPYLATDVTCVGPGAHKGQSVVSLDLYTCELDLTNLILFSLSISVSLFLMVMMTASHLYFWDVWYIYHFCKAKIKGYQRLISPDCCYDAFIVYDTKDPAVTEWVLAELVAKLEDPREKHFNLCLEERDWLPGQPVLENLSQSIQLSKKTVFVMTDKYAKTENFKIAFYLSHQRLMDEKVDVIILIFLEKPFQKSKFLQLRKRLCGSSVLEWPTNPQAHPYFWQCLKNALATDNHVAYSQVFKEMV from the coding sequence GTGTTTCCAATGTGGACACTGAAGAGACAAATTCTTATCCTTTTTAACATAATCCTAATTTCCAAACTCCTTGGGGCTAGATGGTTTCCTAAAACTCTGCCCTGTGATGTCACTCTGGATGTTCCAAAGAACCATGTGATCGTGGACTGCACAGACAAGCATTTGACAGAAATTCCTGGAGGTATTCCCACGAACACCACGAACCTCACCCTCACCATTAACCACATACCAGACATCTCCCCAGCGTCCTTTCACAGACTGGACCATCTGGTAGAGATCGATTTCAGATGCAACTGTGTACCTATTCCACTGGGGTCAAAAAACAACATGTGCATCAAGAGGCTGCAGATTAAACCCAGAAGCTTTAGTGGACTCGCTTATTTAAAATCCCTTTACCTGGATGGAAACCAGCTTCTAGAGATACCGCAGGGCCTTCCGCCTAGCTTACAGCTTCTCAGCCTTGAGGCCAACAACATCTTTTCCATCAGAAAAGAGAATCTAACAGAACTGGCCAACATAGAAATACTCTACCTAGGCCAAAACTGTTATTATCGAAATCCTTGTTATGTTTcatattcaatagaaaaagatgccTTCCTAAACTTGACAAAGTTAAAAGTGCTCTCCCTGAAAGATAACAATGTCACAACCGTCCCTACTGTTTTGCCATCTACTTTAACAGAACTATATCTCTACAACAACATGATTGCAAAAATCCAAGAAGATGATTTTAATAACCTCAACCAATTACAAATTCTTGACCTAAGTGGAAATTGCCCTCGTTGTTATAATGCCCCATTTCCTTGTACGCCGTGTAAAAATAATTCTCCCCTACAGATCCCTGTAAATGCTTTTGATGCGCTGACAGAATTAAAAGTTTTACGTCTACACAGTAACTCTCTTCAGCATGTGCCCCCAAGATGGTTTAAGAACATGAACAAACTCCAGGAACTAGATCTGTCCCAAAACTTCTTGGCCAAAGAAATTGGGGATGCTAAATTTCTGCATTTTCTCCCCAACCTCATCCAATTGGATCTGTCTTTCAATTTTGAACTTCAGGTCTATCGTGCATCTATGAATCTATCACAAGCATTTTCTTCACTGAAAAGCCTGAAAATTCTGCGGATCAGAGGATATGTCTTTAAAGAGTTGAAAAGCTTTAACCTCTCGCCATTACATAATCTTCAAAATCTTGAAGTTCTTGATCTTGGCACTAACTTTATAAAAATTGCTAACCTCAGCAtgtttaaacaatttaaaagattGAAAGTCATAGATCTTTCAGTGAATAAAATATCACCTTCAGGAGATCCAAGTGAAGTTGGCTTCTGCTCAAATGCCAGAACTTCTGTAGAAAGTTATGAACCCCAGGTCCTGGAACAATTACATTATTTCAGATATGATAAGTATGCAAGGAGTTGCAGGTTCAAAAACAAAGAGGCTTCTTTCATGTCTGTTAATGAAAGCTGCTACAAGTATGGGCAGACCTTGGATCTAAgtaaaaatagtatattttttgTCAAGTCCTCTGATTTTCAGCATCTTTCTTTCCTCAAATGCCTGAACTTGTCAGGAAATCTCATTAGCCAAACTCTTAATGGCAGTGAATTCCAACCTTTAGCAGAGCTGAGATATTTGGACTTCTCCAACAACCGGCTTGATTTACTCCATTCAACAGCATTTGAAGAGCTTCACAAACTGGAAGTTCTGGATATAAGCAGTAATAGCCATTATTTTCAATCAGAAGGAATTACTCATATGCTAAACTTTACCAAGAACCTAAAGGTTCTGCAGAAACTGATGATGAACGACAATGACATCTCTTCCTCCACCAGCAGGACCATGGAGAGTGAGTCTCTTAGAACTCTGGAATTCAGAGGAAATCACTTAGATGTTTTATGGAGAGATGGTGATAACAGATACTTACAATTATTCAAGAATCTGCTAAAATTAGAGGAATTAGACATCTCTAAAAATTCCCTAAGTTTCTTGCCTTCTGGAGTTTTTGATGGTATGCCTCCAAATCTAAAGAATCTCTCTTTGGCCAAAAATGGGCTCAAATCTTTCATTTGGAGGAAACTCCAGTGTCTAAAGAACCTGGAAACTTTGGACCTCAGCCACAACCAACTGACCACTGTCCCTGAGAGATTATCCAACTGTTCCAGAAGCCTCAAGAATCTGATTCTTAAGAATAATCAAATCAGGAGTCTGACGAAGTATTTTCTACAAGATGCCTTCCAGTTGCGATATCTGGATCTCAGCTCAAATAAAATCCAGATGATCCAAAAGACCAGCTTCCCAGAAAATGTCCTCAACAATCTGAAGATGTTGCTTTTGCATCATAATCGGTTTCTGTGCACCTGTGATGCTGTGTGGTTTGTCTGGTGGGTTAACCATACGGAGGTGACTATTCCTTACCTGGCCACAGATGTGACTTGTGTGGGGCCAGGAGCACACAAGGGCCAGAGTGTGGTCTCCCTGGATCTGTATACCTGTGAGTTAGATCTGACTAACCTGATTCTGTTCTCACTTTCCAtatctgtatctctctttctcaTGGTGATGATGACAGCAAGTCACCTCTATTTCTGGGATGTGTGgtatatttaccatttctgtaAGGCCAAGATAAAGGGGTATCAGCGTCTAATATCACCAGACTGTTGCTATGATGCTTTTATTGTGTATGACACTAAAGACCCAGCTGTGACAGAGTGGGTTTTGGCTGAGCTGGTGGCCAAACTGGAAGACCcaagagagaaacattttaatttatgtcTCGAGGAAAGGGACTGGTTACCAGGGCAGCCAGTTCTGGAAAACCTTTCCCAGAGCATACAGCTTAGCAAAAAGACAGTGTTTGTGATGACAGACAAGTATGCAAAGACTGAAAACTTTAAGATAGCATTTTACTTGTCCCATCAGAGGCTCATGGATGAAAAAGTTGATGTGATTATCTTGATATTTCTTGAGAAGCCCTTTCAGAAGTCCAAGTTCCTCCAGCTCCGGAAAAGGCTCTGTGGGAGTTCTGTCCTTGAGTGGCCAACAAACCCGCAAGCTCACCCATACTTCTGGCAGTGTCTAAAGAACGCCCTGGCCACGGACAATCATGTGGCCTATAGTCAGGTGTTCAAGGAAATGGTCTAG